Proteins encoded in a region of the Novibacillus thermophilus genome:
- a CDS encoding helix-turn-helix domain-containing protein: MIDVGKRIRELRHISGISGRTLSKMTGLDPSQISKIENGSSKPSLDALDRICKALNVTVHEFFSPETEELPPDLLQLLETTKNLTPEQRKLLNDFLKSLDI; this comes from the coding sequence ATGATTGACGTCGGAAAAAGGATTAGAGAATTACGTCATATATCAGGAATTTCAGGAAGAACGTTATCCAAGATGACAGGCCTTGACCCATCTCAAATTTCCAAAATTGAGAACGGTTCAAGTAAACCTTCATTGGATGCTCTCGATAGAATATGTAAAGCTTTAAATGTAACTGTTCATGAATTTTTCTCCCCAGAAACCGAAGAATTGCCACCTGATTTACTCCAACTTTTAGAGACGACTAAAAATCTAACACCTGAACAAAGGAAGCTTTTAAACGACTTTTTAAAATCACTCGATATTTAA
- a CDS encoding sugar phosphate isomerase/epimerase family protein, whose protein sequence is MKYGVYFAYWESSWNVNFEKYVQKVKELGFDILEVAALGLVNLPDEKLERLKQLAEQHNVILTAGIGLPKEYDVSSSDATVRRNGIAFMKKVMDAMYQAGIDRVGGTVYSYWPADYSHPFDKPTARKHSIESVKELAEYARQYDITLLIETLNRFEQFLLNDAEEAVSYVKEVDEPNVKVMLDTFHMNIEEDNIADAIRYTGDHLGHLHIGEANRKVPGKGSMPWKEIGQALKDIHYDGYVVMEPFVKTGGQVGQDIKVWRDLSGNATEEQLDRELAESLVFVKQAFGEL, encoded by the coding sequence ATGAAATACGGCGTCTATTTTGCATACTGGGAAAGCTCGTGGAACGTCAACTTCGAAAAGTACGTTCAGAAAGTAAAGGAGTTAGGGTTCGACATTCTCGAAGTGGCGGCCTTGGGCCTCGTCAACCTGCCGGATGAAAAGCTGGAACGCCTGAAGCAGCTCGCCGAACAGCACAACGTGATCCTGACGGCTGGGATCGGTCTGCCGAAGGAATACGACGTCTCGTCATCGGACGCAACGGTGCGCCGAAACGGCATCGCTTTCATGAAAAAGGTGATGGACGCGATGTATCAGGCCGGCATCGACCGCGTCGGCGGCACGGTCTACTCGTACTGGCCGGCCGATTACAGCCACCCGTTCGACAAACCGACGGCACGGAAGCACAGCATCGAAAGCGTCAAGGAGCTGGCGGAGTACGCACGGCAGTACGACATCACACTTCTCATCGAAACGCTCAACCGGTTCGAACAATTTCTCCTGAACGACGCGGAGGAAGCAGTCTCCTACGTGAAAGAAGTGGACGAGCCAAACGTGAAGGTCATGCTCGACACATTCCACATGAACATCGAGGAAGATAACATCGCGGACGCCATCCGCTACACCGGGGATCACCTCGGCCACCTGCACATCGGCGAAGCAAACCGGAAAGTTCCAGGCAAAGGGTCGATGCCCTGGAAAGAGATCGGGCAGGCACTGAAGGACATTCATTACGACGGCTACGTCGTCATGGAACCGTTCGTCAAAACCGGTGGACAAGTCGGCCAGGACATCAAAGTCTGGCGCGACCTGTCGGGGAATGCGACAGAGGAGCAACTGGATCGGGAGCTGGCGGAGTCACTGGTGTTTGTGAAACAGGCGTTTGGGGAGTTATGA
- a CDS encoding TRAP transporter large permease codes for MVIGLTLFAVFIILLFAGLPVSYSMALSTLVALLMGDYSTEILSLTVVEGVQSYILLAVPFFILAGNLMNATGITQRIFDFSAALVSHIRGGLAQVNIVASMIFSGISGTAVGDQAGLGAIEMKAMMEKGYSRSFSAAITLASSVIGAIIPPSVPFVVYAYLAEVSVAKLFTAGIVPGLVIAACLMLYTFIVSKYGWVTVPPEEPFEPRKVFRTFLDGFFALLAPLVILGGMLGGVVTPTEAGLLAVLYALFCSLIYREFNWRTIGGAFRQTVLTTAVIMFLVGVGTSMGWVVSAEQLPIVMSNFLLGLTDNKLTMLLLINLLLLFLGSLMEGIPIKLILLPILLPIIDSLGIDRIHFGVVMSYNLLIGMATPPVGLGLYVMSSVGKISFEKMVKAILPIYIPLIAALLILTYIPALSLWLPQLLFD; via the coding sequence ATGGTCATTGGTTTAACGCTGTTTGCCGTGTTTATTATTTTGCTCTTTGCCGGTCTCCCTGTTTCCTATTCCATGGCGTTGTCGACATTGGTAGCGCTTCTAATGGGCGATTACTCGACAGAGATTCTGTCGCTGACGGTTGTGGAAGGGGTACAGAGTTATATTTTGTTGGCGGTGCCGTTTTTCATCTTGGCTGGAAATCTGATGAATGCCACCGGGATTACACAGCGCATTTTTGACTTTTCTGCCGCCCTTGTCAGTCACATCCGCGGCGGACTGGCGCAAGTCAACATCGTCGCCAGCATGATTTTTTCTGGCATTTCCGGGACGGCCGTCGGCGATCAGGCGGGGCTTGGGGCGATTGAAATGAAGGCTATGATGGAGAAAGGGTACAGCAGGTCATTCAGTGCGGCGATTACCCTTGCGTCGTCCGTAATCGGCGCCATCATTCCGCCTAGTGTCCCTTTTGTCGTATACGCTTATCTGGCGGAGGTGTCTGTCGCTAAGCTGTTTACAGCAGGGATTGTACCGGGGCTCGTCATTGCCGCATGCTTAATGCTTTATACGTTTATTGTTTCCAAATACGGCTGGGTGACGGTACCGCCTGAAGAGCCTTTTGAGCCGAGGAAAGTATTTCGAACGTTCTTGGACGGGTTTTTTGCCCTGTTGGCGCCTCTCGTGATTTTGGGCGGGATGCTGGGAGGTGTCGTTACGCCGACGGAAGCGGGTCTACTGGCGGTGTTGTACGCGCTCTTTTGTTCACTCATTTACCGTGAGTTCAATTGGCGGACCATCGGCGGGGCGTTTCGCCAGACGGTACTGACGACGGCGGTCATTATGTTTCTCGTCGGGGTCGGAACCTCCATGGGATGGGTTGTTTCCGCCGAACAACTTCCCATCGTGATGTCAAACTTTCTGTTAGGCTTAACAGATAACAAACTGACGATGTTGTTGTTGATCAATCTCTTGCTGCTGTTTCTCGGGAGTTTGATGGAAGGCATTCCGATTAAATTAATCCTGTTGCCGATTTTGCTCCCGATCATCGACAGTCTCGGGATTGACCGCATCCACTTCGGCGTAGTCATGTCGTACAACCTGTTAATTGGGATGGCGACACCGCCGGTAGGGCTGGGGCTTTATGTGATGAGCTCAGTCGGGAAAATCTCTTTCGAAAAGATGGTGAAGGCGATTTTGCCGATTTATATCCCGCTCATCGCGGCGTTGTTGATTCTAACGTATATCCCGGCACTGTCATTGTGGCTTCCGCAATTACTGTTTGATTAA
- a CDS encoding TRAP transporter small permease, producing MVCSAGAFYVALLCLVLLIVLNTVEIVSRYFFHYSFTWIQEVSLLLVSWMIFLGFARVVVEKQDIAITFFVDKLPQKYVKPVQLLNHVLMFGVSLYLCIRTISLISIQLDKTTEIAGLPYTLYLLPLAAAMLMVVLQSIVGAIEIMQQWNAREGQRSG from the coding sequence ATGGTCTGTTCGGCAGGGGCTTTTTACGTCGCGTTGCTCTGTCTCGTCCTGCTGATTGTGCTCAATACGGTGGAGATCGTCTCTCGGTATTTCTTTCATTACTCTTTCACCTGGATACAGGAAGTGAGTTTGCTGCTCGTCAGCTGGATGATCTTTCTCGGGTTTGCCCGAGTCGTAGTGGAGAAACAGGATATTGCCATTACCTTTTTTGTGGACAAACTTCCTCAAAAGTATGTAAAGCCGGTTCAATTGTTGAACCATGTGTTGATGTTTGGCGTCTCATTGTACTTGTGTATACGGACAATATCCTTGATCAGCATACAGTTGGATAAAACGACGGAAATTGCCGGTCTCCCTTACACTCTTTACTTGCTTCCGCTGGCGGCCGCGATGTTGATGGTCGTACTCCAGTCGATTGTGGGGGCGATAGAGATCATGCAGCAGTGGAACGCACGGGAGGGACAGAGGAGTGGTTAA
- the xylB gene encoding xylulokinase: MAQYILAHDLGTSGNKATLFSTDGKMVGSRIVSYDTHYFKEKWVEQNPEDWWKAVCLSTKQLIGELGVHPEDIQVVSFSGQMMGCLCVDENGNPLRDSIIWADQRATKQVKDLEEHLTQEEFYRIVGHRNTPSYGIQKLMWIRDNEPDTYDRTYKVLNAKDYIVFKLTGKFVTDYSDGNSMGCFDLENLTWSDRILEASGIDPVKLPDLKPSTYVAGGVTEEAARATGMAPGTKVVIGAGDGVTANIGAGSVDEGKTYCSIGTSAWVTTTAKKPIFDPEMRTVTWAHAIPGYYAPNGTMQYAGGAFNWMKEAVCTGEREAARQSGTSVYDLINEQIEQAPPGSNGLLFLPYLLGERAPRWDTASKGSYIGITSETTRADLLRSVVEGVTYNLGIILDILQQHIAIDEMIIIGGGAKSPAWRQIMADVFGMPVKVPTILDEAGSMGAAIIGGVGAGLFDDFHVVDRFIEIERSEQHNPENKRVYEEAKRRFNDFYFALRPVFEKHQAEGADGWL; encoded by the coding sequence ATGGCACAGTACATTTTGGCGCACGACCTCGGAACGTCTGGAAACAAGGCAACGCTGTTCTCGACAGACGGCAAGATGGTCGGAAGCCGCATTGTGTCCTATGATACGCATTACTTCAAGGAGAAATGGGTGGAGCAGAACCCGGAAGACTGGTGGAAGGCTGTCTGCCTCTCGACGAAGCAGCTGATCGGGGAGCTCGGGGTTCACCCAGAAGACATCCAGGTCGTCAGCTTCAGCGGACAGATGATGGGTTGCCTGTGTGTCGACGAGAACGGAAATCCGCTCCGCGATTCCATCATTTGGGCGGACCAACGGGCGACGAAGCAGGTGAAGGATCTCGAAGAGCACCTGACCCAGGAAGAGTTCTACCGGATCGTCGGCCACCGGAACACGCCGTCGTACGGCATCCAGAAGCTCATGTGGATCCGGGACAACGAGCCGGACACGTATGACAGGACGTACAAAGTGTTGAACGCAAAAGACTACATCGTGTTCAAACTGACGGGGAAGTTCGTCACGGACTACTCCGACGGCAACAGCATGGGCTGTTTCGACCTTGAGAACCTGACGTGGTCAGATCGAATTTTGGAGGCGAGCGGCATCGACCCGGTCAAGCTGCCGGATCTGAAGCCGTCAACCTATGTGGCCGGCGGTGTCACCGAAGAAGCGGCCAGGGCGACCGGTATGGCGCCGGGCACGAAAGTCGTCATCGGTGCCGGCGACGGCGTGACGGCGAACATCGGCGCGGGATCGGTGGATGAAGGGAAGACGTACTGCTCCATCGGGACGTCTGCGTGGGTGACGACGACCGCGAAGAAGCCGATCTTCGATCCAGAGATGCGGACGGTCACGTGGGCGCACGCCATTCCGGGCTACTACGCGCCCAACGGCACGATGCAGTATGCCGGCGGGGCTTTCAACTGGATGAAAGAGGCGGTTTGCACGGGTGAGAGGGAAGCGGCCAGGCAGAGTGGAACGTCGGTCTACGACCTGATTAACGAGCAGATCGAACAGGCGCCGCCAGGCTCGAACGGGCTGTTGTTTTTGCCTTATCTGTTAGGCGAACGTGCGCCACGCTGGGATACGGCGTCAAAGGGCTCGTACATCGGCATCACATCTGAGACGACTCGCGCCGACTTGCTTCGGAGTGTCGTGGAAGGAGTCACGTACAACCTCGGCATCATCCTCGACATCCTCCAGCAACACATCGCCATCGACGAGATGATCATTATCGGCGGTGGAGCGAAGAGCCCTGCATGGCGGCAGATCATGGCGGACGTGTTCGGGATGCCGGTGAAAGTTCCGACGATTCTCGACGAAGCCGGCTCGATGGGAGCAGCGATCATCGGCGGGGTTGGGGCTGGTCTCTTCGACGACTTCCACGTCGTCGACCGGTTCATCGAGATCGAACGATCCGAGCAGCACAACCCGGAAAACAAAAGGGTTTACGAAGAGGCCAAGCGGCGGTTCAACGATTTCTACTTCGCCCTCAGACCCGTTTTCGAAAAACACCAGGCGGAAGGGGCGGACGGATGGCTCTAG
- a CDS encoding carbon-nitrogen hydrolase family protein yields the protein MKACVVQVNSRDDKEDNLQKVGRLIEQAAADGAELISLPEYVNFLGEDSEKRSQAESIPGPTSEFFMEKAKKLGIYLHCGSILEVADDTTSYNTSLLISDAGEIIATYRKMHLFDVDIAGRVVTKESDTIKPGQQVVTADTSFGTVGLSICYDLRFPELYRSMALRGAKLLFVPAAFTLYTGIHHWEVLLRARAIENQCYVLAAGQFGSYALGRTSFGSSMIVDPWGTVLARVPEREGYAIAEVDFDWLDGIRRKIPCLAHRQPALYSDV from the coding sequence ATGAAAGCGTGTGTTGTACAAGTGAACTCACGGGATGACAAAGAAGACAACTTGCAAAAGGTTGGGAGATTGATCGAGCAAGCAGCGGCAGACGGAGCGGAGCTTATTTCTCTACCGGAATATGTCAATTTCCTCGGAGAGGACAGTGAGAAGCGCAGTCAGGCTGAGTCGATCCCCGGACCGACGAGTGAGTTTTTTATGGAGAAGGCAAAAAAACTGGGAATTTATCTGCATTGTGGCAGTATATTGGAAGTAGCTGATGACACGACATCTTACAATACGAGTCTTCTCATCAGTGATGCAGGGGAGATCATCGCAACTTACCGGAAAATGCACCTGTTCGACGTCGACATCGCAGGGCGGGTGGTGACGAAGGAATCGGATACGATTAAACCCGGCCAACAAGTGGTGACGGCAGATACGTCGTTTGGCACCGTCGGACTGAGTATTTGCTACGACTTGCGGTTTCCCGAGCTGTACCGTTCTATGGCTTTGCGTGGTGCCAAACTGTTGTTTGTCCCCGCTGCCTTTACCTTGTATACCGGTATCCATCATTGGGAAGTCTTGCTTCGCGCCCGAGCGATTGAAAATCAGTGTTACGTCTTGGCCGCGGGACAGTTCGGTTCGTATGCACTCGGTCGTACCAGTTTCGGAAGCAGCATGATAGTGGACCCGTGGGGAACCGTCCTTGCCCGTGTGCCGGAGAGGGAAGGGTATGCCATAGCCGAGGTCGATTTTGATTGGCTGGATGGCATCCGGAGGAAGATCCCGTGTCTAGCTCACCGCCAGCCCGCATTGTATAGTGATGTTTGA
- a CDS encoding GntR family transcriptional regulator, producing the protein MNKLDKSVPIPLYFQLKELILKQIKDGTYKVEDPIPTEKELSEMYNISRTTVRQAITELVQEGWLYRVKSKGTFVRTPKISQSFTQAIGSFNDQIRALGMNPSTEVLDFKVINAPESVAEQLKLKQQDKVIYIHRRRFADNEPIVMVKTYLPYEKCRFVLNHNLVNGSLYSILGTKHKTTISKIRRYIEAVEANDYDVKNLDVAPGSAIQKFLSIGYNADDEPLEYSLARYRGDKNRFEIVITAK; encoded by the coding sequence ATGAATAAATTAGACAAGTCCGTTCCCATTCCGCTTTATTTCCAGTTGAAGGAGCTCATCCTAAAGCAGATAAAGGACGGGACGTATAAAGTAGAGGACCCGATCCCAACAGAGAAGGAATTAAGCGAGATGTACAACATCAGCCGGACGACTGTGCGCCAGGCGATCACTGAGCTGGTTCAGGAGGGGTGGCTGTACCGGGTAAAAAGCAAGGGAACGTTCGTCCGAACCCCGAAAATCTCGCAGAGTTTCACCCAAGCCATCGGCTCATTCAACGACCAGATCCGGGCTTTAGGGATGAATCCGTCGACGGAGGTCCTCGACTTCAAAGTGATCAATGCTCCCGAATCGGTGGCGGAGCAGCTGAAGCTTAAGCAACAGGACAAGGTGATCTACATCCATCGCCGCCGCTTTGCGGATAACGAGCCGATTGTCATGGTGAAGACGTACCTGCCGTACGAGAAATGCCGCTTTGTTTTAAACCATAACCTCGTCAATGGCTCGCTCTACTCGATATTGGGCACGAAACATAAGACGACCATTAGCAAAATCCGCCGCTACATCGAAGCAGTCGAAGCGAACGACTATGACGTGAAAAACTTGGATGTGGCGCCGGGGAGCGCGATCCAGAAGTTTTTGTCCATCGGCTACAATGCCGACGATGAGCCCCTTGAATACTCGCTCGCCCGTTACCGCGGGGACAAGAACCGCTTTGAAATAGTCATCACTGCGAAATAA
- a CDS encoding helix-turn-helix transcriptional regulator yields MLPNRLDQLRRQHNLTHQQMADKLGITRQAYGHYENGKREPDCETLKKIADFFHTSIDYLLGRTDNTSQQCNNQEKLVEQYPDHSDIDQDLLRRIVETTKEDPYQSLFFDDTLGTPKDEREEIVRGL; encoded by the coding sequence ATGCTTCCTAACCGACTAGACCAGTTAAGGCGGCAGCATAACTTAACTCACCAACAAATGGCCGACAAATTGGGAATTACCCGCCAAGCCTACGGCCATTATGAGAATGGTAAGCGAGAACCAGACTGCGAAACGTTAAAAAAAATAGCAGACTTTTTTCATACCTCCATTGACTACCTTTTAGGTAGAACGGATAACACTTCACAACAGTGTAACAATCAAGAAAAACTGGTTGAGCAATACCCTGACCATTCTGACATTGATCAGGACTTACTTCGAAGAATTGTTGAAACAACAAAAGAGGACCCGTATCAATCTTTATTTTTTGACGATACATTAGGTACACCGAAGGATGAAAGAGAAGAGATTGTACGGGGGCTTTGA
- a CDS encoding RraA family protein, producing MKLFPRVESDIPERLRQRLLEIEPATIGHYLHFGFMDPKIQPVFSNVKIVGSAFTVKAVANDSAIVHKAVSLAEEGDVLVIDRAGDRRHACVGEMVAYAAKVRKLAGIIIDGPSTDVQAIREMNFPVFSTGLSAVTTKLLGLDGEINTPVQCGGVCVHPGDLIFADDNGIVVLPGGINLNPLLDRCETSQRNEPGMKQKLDEGTPLSAITEVDRFFENN from the coding sequence ATGAAACTATTCCCAAGAGTCGAAAGCGATATACCCGAGCGGTTGCGGCAAAGGTTGTTGGAAATAGAGCCGGCTACGATCGGGCACTATTTGCACTTCGGCTTTATGGACCCGAAAATCCAGCCGGTTTTCAGCAATGTGAAGATAGTAGGCTCGGCTTTTACGGTGAAGGCAGTGGCTAACGATTCGGCTATCGTCCACAAAGCGGTCAGTCTTGCAGAAGAAGGGGACGTGCTCGTCATTGACCGGGCAGGGGACCGCCGGCATGCGTGTGTCGGTGAAATGGTGGCTTATGCGGCCAAGGTGAGAAAACTAGCCGGGATTATTATTGACGGGCCGAGTACAGATGTACAGGCGATCCGGGAAATGAATTTCCCTGTCTTTTCCACCGGGCTCTCTGCCGTCACTACGAAGTTGCTCGGTTTGGACGGCGAGATCAATACACCTGTCCAGTGCGGCGGGGTATGTGTCCATCCGGGAGATCTCATATTCGCTGATGACAACGGTATCGTCGTACTCCCGGGTGGGATCAACCTCAATCCGCTCCTCGATCGATGTGAGACGAGCCAGAGGAATGAACCCGGTATGAAACAGAAATTGGATGAAGGGACGCCGCTATCAGCCATTACAGAAGTGGATCGGTTTTTTGAAAACAACTAA
- a CDS encoding xylulokinase: MERLLLGIDIGTSSCKVAVFKEDGRVVAQASADYPLYYPKPGWVEQDPEEWWASVCQAIRQCLKDGDVDPGLIAGIGLAGQGWSAIPVDVEGNVLQRTPIWLDTRAADLSRRVLDEIPEDTIFRVSGNSFSPTYSTPKVLWFRENVPDLFDRTHKFLQSNGYIGFKLTGNMTSDRSQSYGWHFYNPVTFEYDRDLAARFGIPIEKLPDIVRCHDVIGTVTALAAEETGLKPGTPVVAGGLDAACGTLGAGVIRHYETQLQGGQAGGVSICLNEPKTHPKLIFSPHVIPDRYLLQGGTAGGGGALRWFREEFGEGVSFDELTKLAEPIPEGSDGVVFLPYLAGERSPLWNPKAKAVFYGFSFKETKGHAVRAVLEGVVFSVYHNLLVAKEAGVDIEKLDIHAMGGAANSELWIQMYADVTGCPIQVPSSDTATTLGAALLAGVGVGVYGDFEEAVDRTVTIRRRHEPDRKRRKRYEPSLETYLRLSKLLNENMFV; this comes from the coding sequence ATGGAACGTTTACTGTTAGGCATCGATATTGGCACGTCGTCGTGCAAAGTGGCGGTTTTCAAGGAAGACGGGCGTGTCGTCGCCCAGGCTTCCGCCGACTACCCCCTCTATTACCCGAAACCCGGATGGGTGGAGCAAGATCCCGAAGAGTGGTGGGCTTCCGTCTGTCAGGCCATCCGGCAGTGCCTGAAGGACGGGGACGTCGATCCCGGTTTAATTGCTGGTATCGGACTCGCGGGACAAGGGTGGTCGGCTATTCCCGTCGACGTAGAAGGGAACGTTCTCCAACGGACGCCGATCTGGCTCGATACGCGGGCAGCAGACCTTTCCCGCCGCGTATTGGACGAAATTCCGGAAGACACCATTTTTCGAGTGTCCGGCAACTCGTTCTCCCCCACCTATTCGACGCCGAAGGTGCTCTGGTTCAGGGAGAACGTGCCGGATCTCTTCGATCGGACGCACAAGTTCCTGCAAAGCAACGGCTATATCGGGTTCAAGCTCACAGGGAACATGACATCCGACCGGAGTCAGAGCTACGGGTGGCATTTTTACAATCCGGTCACGTTCGAATATGACCGGGACCTGGCGGCGCGCTTCGGCATCCCCATCGAAAAGCTTCCAGACATCGTCCGCTGCCACGACGTCATCGGGACGGTGACGGCGCTCGCGGCGGAGGAAACGGGGCTTAAACCCGGCACGCCGGTCGTGGCGGGAGGGCTCGATGCGGCGTGCGGCACATTGGGTGCCGGTGTCATCCGCCATTACGAGACCCAGTTGCAGGGAGGTCAAGCGGGCGGCGTTAGCATATGCCTGAATGAACCGAAAACTCATCCAAAGCTGATCTTCTCCCCCCACGTCATTCCGGACCGCTACCTGCTGCAAGGCGGGACGGCCGGCGGAGGCGGGGCGCTCCGCTGGTTCCGGGAGGAGTTTGGGGAAGGTGTCAGCTTCGACGAGCTGACGAAGTTAGCCGAGCCGATCCCGGAAGGTTCCGACGGTGTCGTCTTCCTTCCGTATTTGGCCGGGGAGCGCAGCCCGCTCTGGAACCCGAAGGCGAAAGCGGTGTTCTACGGTTTCAGCTTCAAGGAGACAAAGGGACATGCGGTCCGCGCGGTGCTCGAAGGCGTCGTCTTCTCGGTGTACCACAACTTGCTCGTCGCAAAGGAAGCGGGTGTCGACATCGAAAAACTGGATATCCACGCCATGGGCGGCGCTGCGAACAGCGAACTGTGGATCCAGATGTACGCTGACGTCACGGGCTGTCCGATTCAAGTCCCGAGTTCTGACACTGCCACGACGCTGGGGGCGGCTCTGCTCGCCGGCGTCGGGGTCGGCGTGTATGGCGACTTTGAAGAAGCCGTCGACCGGACGGTGACCATCCGCCGTCGGCACGAACCGGACCGAAAGCGGCGGAAGCGGTACGAACCGTCGCTGGAGACGTATCTCAGGCTCTCGAAGTTGTTGAACGAGAACATGTTTGTGTGA
- a CDS encoding class II fructose-bisphosphate aldolase gives MALVTSRRILQHARENGYAVCAFNVENMEMIQAVVEAAEETASPVIIQTSANTVKYAHMDYYYAMVWAAMKRATVPVALHLDHGDGTELALQAIRAGYTSVMIDASRLPFEENVRQTKAVVDACRPVGVSVEAELGNVGGKPGDPDYGTDGYTKPEEAEEFVRRTGVDSLAVAIGTAHGVYRGEPNLDLKLLRTLRETAGVPLVLHGASGLSEQDVQRCIAHGITKVNYATELRIAFTEAVKEYFTIESDFVDPKKFTGYARDKVKGVAVEKMRVCGSHGKARLF, from the coding sequence ATGGCTCTAGTGACAAGCAGGCGAATCCTGCAGCACGCGCGGGAGAACGGATATGCGGTGTGCGCGTTCAACGTGGAAAACATGGAAATGATACAGGCTGTCGTCGAGGCGGCAGAGGAGACCGCCTCTCCCGTCATCATCCAGACGTCAGCCAACACTGTGAAGTACGCCCACATGGACTATTACTACGCCATGGTCTGGGCGGCGATGAAACGTGCGACGGTTCCGGTGGCGCTGCACCTCGACCACGGGGACGGGACAGAGCTGGCCCTTCAAGCGATCCGGGCCGGCTACACGTCGGTTATGATCGATGCGTCCAGGTTGCCGTTCGAGGAGAACGTCCGCCAGACGAAGGCAGTCGTCGACGCATGTCGTCCGGTCGGTGTCTCTGTCGAGGCGGAGCTGGGCAATGTCGGTGGCAAGCCGGGCGACCCGGATTACGGGACAGACGGCTACACGAAACCCGAGGAGGCGGAAGAATTCGTCAGGCGCACCGGGGTCGATTCCCTGGCCGTCGCTATCGGAACAGCGCACGGCGTCTACAGGGGAGAGCCGAATCTCGACCTAAAGCTCCTCCGCACGCTGCGGGAGACAGCGGGCGTCCCCCTCGTCCTCCACGGCGCGTCGGGACTGTCGGAGCAAGACGTCCAACGCTGCATCGCGCACGGCATCACAAAAGTCAATTACGCGACAGAACTCCGCATCGCGTTCACCGAGGCGGTGAAAGAGTACTTCACCATTGAGAGCGATTTTGTCGATCCGAAAAAGTTTACCGGCTACGCGCGAGATAAAGTGAAGGGTGTCGCTGTCGAAAAGATGCGCGTGTGTGGCAGTCATGGGAAGGCCAGACTTTTTTGA
- a CDS encoding TRAP transporter substrate-binding protein encodes MGKRTYVFSAVWVMVLLIIAACGGGTSASQDDGGETEKETAQPIELKLGTKMPESTPEGEAFQYFADLVKEKSGGELLVQVYPAEQLGKGTTQIDNMILGTQDMYAEGITYFQDYDSRTELSSVPFLFRDFEHYQKFNTGEIGLDIQETLIENGMRILNTERNFVRGPYRVLLSTRPVKSVDDLQGLKVRAPESAIYVDAYKHLGANPTVVAWTETYLALKQKVVEAVTSPISLVWGMKFSEVAPHVTIIDEHPQDVVIVMSEKSFQNLSEEHQQILIDAANEAGEKATELVEEAAERDLERMKEEHGIQVYDINREEWEKKMEPFFEELDESGQFPEGTIEQVRNIR; translated from the coding sequence ATGGGGAAACGTACATATGTGTTTAGTGCCGTATGGGTGATGGTTTTGTTGATAATAGCCGCTTGCGGCGGAGGGACGTCTGCCTCGCAGGATGACGGCGGCGAGACGGAAAAGGAAACGGCGCAGCCGATTGAATTGAAGTTGGGGACGAAAATGCCGGAGTCGACTCCTGAAGGTGAAGCGTTCCAGTACTTTGCCGACCTGGTGAAAGAAAAGAGTGGCGGCGAACTGCTCGTGCAAGTGTATCCGGCGGAACAGTTGGGGAAAGGCACGACGCAGATCGACAACATGATTTTGGGAACACAAGATATGTATGCGGAAGGGATTACATACTTCCAAGATTACGACAGCCGCACTGAACTTTCGTCTGTCCCGTTTTTGTTCCGGGATTTCGAGCACTACCAAAAGTTTAATACGGGAGAAATCGGTCTCGATATTCAAGAAACGTTGATCGAAAATGGCATGCGCATTCTCAATACAGAGCGAAACTTCGTACGCGGTCCGTACCGCGTCTTGCTGTCAACCAGACCGGTGAAGAGTGTGGACGATTTGCAAGGATTGAAGGTGCGGGCGCCGGAGTCGGCTATATATGTCGACGCTTACAAACATTTGGGAGCGAACCCGACGGTTGTCGCCTGGACGGAGACGTATCTCGCGTTGAAACAAAAGGTCGTGGAAGCCGTGACGTCGCCGATCTCCCTCGTCTGGGGGATGAAGTTCTCGGAAGTGGCTCCGCACGTGACGATAATCGACGAACATCCGCAGGACGTCGTGATCGTGATGAGTGAAAAGAGCTTTCAAAACCTTTCTGAAGAACACCAACAAATCTTGATCGACGCGGCAAACGAGGCAGGGGAGAAGGCGACGGAATTAGTCGAGGAAGCGGCTGAACGTGATTTGGAACGGATGAAAGAAGAGCACGGCATCCAAGTGTATGACATCAATCGGGAAGAATGGGAGAAGAAAATGGAACCGTTTTTCGAGGAATTGGACGAATCGGGACAATTCCCGGAAGGGACAATAGAGCAGGTCAGAAATATTCGATGA